TAGAGAACTTGCCCGCACGTCGCGCGgtttaataaatatattaaatttaatcTTATTATAAATCTATCCAGATAGAAAAATATTACATATAGGAAATAGTTCAATATGTTTAATCAAGtcacaaattcataaatatataattttattagaATTTGAGCTCAATGAATTGTGTTCGTTGCCAAAATATAgttgtatgaagaaaaaaaattaaggaaatttgTACTTTTGTGTGGTGGAGGGTGCatttgtgattttaatatgtgaTTCTTAGTTTTAATTATGCGTTTGATTTTTATCCTTTCTCTAAACAGTAACAACACTTTTAATTTTCCGAATTCTTAAATAAGTAATTATGAGTGAAAACAAAGAAACTGCACAACAACCATTGAATTACGTACTTTTTCctgttatttttcctttaaaattatttcttttacttGTCATCTTTTCCTTGCCTTTTCAATTCCCTAATCTCTCTTATATATTCCgttcctttttcttcatatacataccttatagttCCTCTataattttcttgtttctttcctttttctttcctgctattgctctttcaatttttccttagtatttttaatcttttacaattattatgaggaaaaaattaaagagtcATTTGATCTAATTATCATTGTTGCTATGTATTCACCATAATCAGAAGCGTATCTAGTCATGTCGGTAGGGGTGTaattgaacccctaactttcGACGCgaagcataaatttatgtgcaaaattattaaattataataaataatagatatgaacccataactttaaaaatataacggGTTCAATTTTGAAAGCAAACAAAATAATGGAGTACAAATGGgtgttcaatttttttcatttaacagTGATTTTAAGAGGTTTTATAATATGTTGAAAGCAAGagaatgagaaaagaaaaaaaaaaaaaaacaaaaaaaaggagaaaaaaaagataaatacctTTCTTGGCCTATGAGATGTGCCACATCATTTAATGCCTAgttttatattatgtataatgTCTTTCTATAGTATTTTGTGTTTATATGATACTTTATAATttcaagaagacgaaatatagTAAAGTCCAAACAATCAATGCAAAAAACATTAGAAAATAGGCTATTCATTCATAAGTCATAAATCATTTTAACACCAAAGAAAGAATCACATGTTCCTCAAATTTACAGTACTACATAATTATCAcgacatatttttaaaattatttattcgACATCTAAGGATGTAACAGTTAGAAAaacatataatcttaatatCAATTGACAAGTTACCGTTTCCATTCCAATTTCTAAATGCTCATATTACCTACAAGTCATTTTGTACTTCGACTACATGACACAACCTGCAAAGTGgatagctaaaaaaaaaaaatcataagataTTTGTTTCAATCATAGTGTGGCAACATCAACTTTAATTTACAAAACTTGTTCGGAAGCCTTCCAAACTATCTCTCACGTGTctagtagtagatgcttaatcACTGATAGGCACATCTCGAACCCGCGACTTTTTtagtattgaaaaaaaaaaaaaccaaactaacaaaaaaaaaaaaaaaaatacataactaggtttcacgcacagaatccgtgcgtgaaaggaccaaactgtaacttttttattttggtcctttcacgcacaaattctgtgcgtgaaagactacttttttttttttttttttttttttttttaaaacctatcaaaatcacgttttttccatactttgggcaaagattagtcatgtttcaaagccccgaaatatcaatattttatactttttttgcgtacaataatgtcggctcattacatcaagtatcactaaatgtttggatcgtcgttttaagggttctaaagtgccccgaattaagttttttttgtttggaaacttgtctTCCTTAagtttaagtgtcatattttatagggttttgatctaagtattttattatttagtcaaatcgaatgtacaaataaaaatattttatttaataataattcatccaatacgagaggtttatacttattcaaaaataattcattccattaaattacaatactaattcaaagcaatacaatactAAATTACAgtaacaatacaatcttcaagttctagaggcacGATTACTTCGAGACGTGCTTGTACCACCACGGCTTTGTTGCCCACACGAATACATATTatggccatattgcttacatgtagagcacttgcgagagtaagttctttcactaacatccatttgattgggtctacgactccgtgagttaatgcccaattttctgatgtaatccttgttagcaaccatcgaaaacggctcgttcggccaataagcttcattaccaagtgggtggaattaGCCGAaatatgctctaaggtaacTGTGGACCTTATATTCCCACGCCACATAATTTGTTACCGTTTTTTTCATTCTCTCAAAGCACTTTACAGCATAAGAACACGACATGTGGTatgtttgccacttaccacaagtgcatgttcTTGTTGCCTCATAAACGGTATGCACGTTTTCACCCTTACCGTTGTAACAACCTGTCTTAACTTCATACACACGTTGAATGgggtcatactcggtcatttggtgaagctcacatttttttctaacaagagatcttcattttttacacataagagatctgaaaaaaacacataagagatatgaaaaaatcattttcttttattcaaattgtaagaggaCGAGAGATCTAATTTCCTCAATCTTTGTCTTGAATCACCTTATTTGAATTTCTGATTCCGCCACTAATTATACTGCCCCAAACCTATTAAAGCAAAACAAAGTAAGGCACTCGAAAAAAGACAGGCAGTCCAAATTATCGCAGCATAGTTAGTTCAAAAAAGGCTAAAGCTACGTAGTTCTCCTTTTATTTCCCAAAGTACAAGAACTTGCCGCTTTTACATTTACATAACAGTTGCCATTACATCATAGTAAGATGACCCCATAAGGTCCTCTGATTTATTAAAGATGCACTTAGCTTAGCTTAGCTTagtacatacataaaaaaaccAAAACATTCTAATTAAGCAACAGCAACTCTCTCTGATGAGCGAGACCTTCCTGAAGCACGGAAAATTAGAGTTTCCTCCCTGTTGAACTTCAGCCTCCTTGCCTCGTCCCTCGAAATCTGGTAAGAATTAGCGATCACATCGACAGGCAATCCTCGAATAGCTGAAGTGCGTCCACTCAATGTGTTGATCATGGCATTGGAGTTGGTGTTGAATTCTACCCACTCAACACCTTCGTTTTCGGCGTGTTTCACCACGGCGTAGTTCTGTGGTACTACCACAACCTGCCCCTGTCGAACTCTGTCATCTAGCACTGCTTGTCCTCTGTGATCAACTATCTGGATCCTTGCTTCTCCCCTTGTTATGTAGATTACGCTGTGTGCGTTCGTCACCCAGTGTGGTGCCATGATTGAGTTCTGCCCATTAAACAGTAATCAGTCATATATACTGCCGTAGTATTTAAATTGGAGTGACAAAGGGCTGTATCTAAGTTAGTCATGATAACAGGGCCACTATGCCACTTACCTATCGCGtattatattagtatttaattttaaaagttaaCTTTGTCTCATAGGAGAGGACCCCCAATAACTTTGTCTCATAGGAGAGGACCCCCAATTTTCATAATTGATTTGTTAAGTGCTTAGTAGCAGTTTGGGGTTAGATTTCACAGTCAATCAACTATAGTTATTATATTAGAAATGATTCGAATTTAAGTGACTTTCTGAGATAATAGCTACTCctattagttgagtgaccatatgAGAAATCAACTCTAGCAATCTGTGACTTACTCTGTAGAGAACTCCTCTAGCGGCGCTGAGTCTGAGGAAGTTGAGAATGGGAAGAGTGAGGCTGTTGGCAGTGGTGAAGCGTCCAGCCTGTGGGCTGTAGATATCAGCACGAGCAGGGTTGTCGATGTTCTGCCTGACTTTAGCGGAACAGATGGTTTCCTCAATTCCGTTCATGCGAGGACCATACTGTCCTTGTTCTTGTCTCTCCTCGCGCTCCTCTTGTTCTTGTGAGAATGGTGGCCTCACAACTCTAAGACCTTGTTCAATGTTAACAATGTGGCCTCTCTCTGGTCATCCTGTCCCTTAAGCTTCCTTGCTGTTTCCCTGTCTACGCCGAATGCCTCAGCCAGCAACTCATCTTCAAAGCCACTGAAGACATTTCCAGATTGGAATTGTTGCCTGCGCAAGCTGCGACCACCTCCTTGTCCCTGTTGCTGTTCTCCTTGTTGTGGGTTTCCAGCTATGAAGAATCTCTGCAAATAATGTAAACCAAATATATTTagctcccgtttggccataacttcttttcaaaaatatttttcaaatttcaaaaagtgGTTTAGACTAGTTATTCTAAGTTTTTCTACTCAGAAATCTTTTTCTTGCATATCGAAACACAATTTCGacttccaaaaatcatttttcatcccATTTTCAATTTTGCTTTTCAAGTTTCTATGTCCAAACTCTAGCTTATTAACCAACACtaaaataggaatttttttttttgtatgttgTGAACTTTATGTAACGTACCCTTGAAGTTTGATCGAGCTGGTTGGCATTGTTACCGCTGTCCTCGAAAACAACAAGAACAAGCTCCTCATTTCCTTCATTATAAGCCCAGTGAGCAGCTCCAGCAGGGAAGGCAACAATGTCACCCTGTCTGAACTGTCCAATCCTCTGGTGTCGATCTTGGAATCTTGAACCTGCACCCCTTTCACCTTGCTGAAATTGCTGTGATGACTGGAATGTTTCCGGGCATCCAGAATTCAAGATACCATAAAATCCCCTACCtgaaacatcaattaatcaCCCACAAAAATGTTACAatcaacaattaacataacctagtgtaatttcacaagtgaaGTTCGGGGAGgataggatgtacgcagaccttactttTACCTACAAGAGAGGTTGTTTTTTCTAAGAGCTCTGGCCATAGATTTTaaagttgaaacttgaaatgAGTTTTTGGAACTTAAAGCTGTGTCTGTACATTCATTTTActtgaaaagaatttgaaataaaatatgtgATTCAAAGTGAAATTTCTCTAAGAAACTGGTTGAGCGAGTTCCAACCAGTTTTTGgaactttaaaatttttgaagataaatttttaaaatttaatcaaatttcaTGATCAAACAGATATTTGAAGATTTTGAATCAAAATCTAATTCaaaaaatctatggccaaacgatAGCTAAATGAatgagaaattgaaaaaaaaaatgtatataccTCGTTCAACATAGGCAAGCAGAGGAGTGTTAAGGTAAGAAGGCAACAGCATGCCTCTAGACTGGATGACGTGGCGAATAAGGGATACGCCAGCACATTGGAACTGCTGGCTATTTGGGTCGAATATCTCAGTTACA
This portion of the Lycium ferocissimum isolate CSIRO_LF1 chromosome 1, AGI_CSIRO_Lferr_CH_V1, whole genome shotgun sequence genome encodes:
- the LOC132050753 gene encoding LOW QUALITY PROTEIN: 11S globulin seed storage protein Jug r 4-like (The sequence of the model RefSeq protein was modified relative to this genomic sequence to represent the inferred CDS: inserted 1 base in 1 codon; deleted 2 bases in 1 codon) — its product is MGSSWLCFSLSLLLVLHGTFAQQRYQQQQGECQLNRLXPQEPNVRIQAEAGVTEIFDPNSQQFQCAGVSLIRHVIQSRGMLLPSYLNTPLLAYVERGRGFYGILNSGCPETFQSSQQFQQGERGAGSRFQDRHQRIGQFRQGDIVAFPAGAAHWAYNEGNEELVLVVFEDSGNNANQLDQTSRRFFIAGNPQQGEQQQGQGGGRSLRRQQFQSGNVFSGFEDELLAEAFGVDRETARKLKGQDDQRGHIVNIEQGLRVVRPPFSQEQEEREERQEQGQYGPRMNGIEETICSAKVRQNIDNPARADIYSPQAGRFTTANSLTLPILNFLRLSAARGVLYRNSIMAPHWVTNAHSVIYITRGEARIQIVDHRGQAVLDDRVRQGQVVVVPQNYAVVKHAENEGVEWVEFNTNSNAMINTLSGRTSAIRGLPVDVIANSYQISRDEARRLKFNREETLIFRASGRSRSSERVAVA